A portion of the Nitrososphaerales archaeon genome contains these proteins:
- a CDS encoding helix-turn-helix domain-containing protein — protein sequence MKTTCELVSTLILPTIRAWIAKEAIEKFGMKQKDVAEYLGITKAAVSQYIKKKRGNLKLTEVERERITPLIDNLVKKIASNETSEFELMKALCKICYYLRISLTLCRLHIAMEPGLKKVECKICEGFYNVNKL from the coding sequence ATGAAGACGACTTGCGAATTGGTAAGTACATTGATTCTTCCAACGATAAGGGCCTGGATAGCGAAAGAAGCTATTGAGAAGTTTGGAATGAAACAGAAAGATGTAGCCGAGTATTTGGGCATCACAAAGGCTGCCGTCTCTCAATATATAAAGAAGAAAAGAGGTAATTTGAAGTTGACCGAAGTGGAACGAGAGCGAATAACTCCGTTGATCGATAATTTAGTGAAGAAGATAGCTTCTAATGAAACTTCGGAGTTTGAATTGATGAAAGCATTATGCAAAATCTGCTACTACTTGAGAATTTCACTAACTCTCTGTAGATTACATATAGCGATGGAGCCTGGGCTTAAAAAGGTTGAATGTAAAATTTGTGAAGGATTTTACAATGTAAACAAATTATGA
- a CDS encoding pyridoxal-phosphate dependent enzyme: protein MIVASNITVLIGRTPMVRINKLTGPNDATIYAKLEWFNIGGSVKDRMALYLIKYAEVAGKL from the coding sequence ATGATCGTCGCAAGTAACATAACTGTGTTGATTGGCAGAACACCGATGGTAAGAATAAATAAGCTTACTGGACCGAATGATGCAACGATTTACGCAAAGCTTGAGTGGTTCAATATTGGCGGTTCTGTAAAGGATAGGATGGCGCTTTATCTCATAAAATATGCGGAAGTAGCAGGGAAATTG